A DNA window from Sulfitobacter sp. BSw21498 contains the following coding sequences:
- the deoD gene encoding purine-nucleoside phosphorylase, translating to MTIHIGAKPGDIAETVLMPGDPYRAKWAAETFLKDAKLVNEVRGMLGFTGTWNGNRVTIQGSGMGMPSLSIYANELISEFNAQTLIRIGSCGGMQPQVGIRDVIIAMTATTITSPSSGIFREMNYAPCADWSLLRAAVNAAEAKGTKTHVGGIYSSDVFYAERPDLDEQMTRHGILGVEMEAAELYTLAARHKRRALAVLTVSDHLQTGEALPAEEREKSFGDMVEIALQAAFPNS from the coding sequence ATGACAATTCATATCGGCGCAAAACCCGGCGACATCGCGGAAACAGTTCTCATGCCGGGCGACCCCTATCGCGCGAAATGGGCGGCGGAAACATTTCTTAAAGATGCAAAACTTGTGAATGAAGTCCGCGGCATGTTGGGTTTCACGGGCACATGGAATGGCAACCGCGTCACGATTCAAGGCTCGGGCATGGGGATGCCGTCGCTCTCGATTTATGCCAATGAATTGATTTCCGAATTCAACGCACAAACCCTAATTCGGATTGGCTCTTGTGGCGGGATGCAACCGCAAGTTGGCATTCGCGATGTGATTATTGCCATGACGGCGACGACAATTACCTCGCCGTCTTCCGGTATCTTCCGCGAGATGAATTACGCCCCTTGCGCCGATTGGTCCCTGCTGCGTGCCGCTGTGAATGCTGCCGAAGCAAAAGGCACAAAAACACATGTCGGCGGGATCTATTCCTCGGATGTATTCTATGCCGAACGCCCTGATCTGGACGAACAGATGACCCGCCACGGCATTCTGGGCGTCGAGATGGAAGCAGCTGAACTCTATACGCTTGCCGCGCGTCACAAGCGCCGTGCGCTGGCTGTGCTGACCGTTAGCGACCACTTGCAAACCGGTGAGGCGCTGCCTGCGGAAGAGCGTGAGAAGTCGTTTGGCGATATGGTAGAGATCGCGCTGCAGGCGGCGTTCCCGAACAGCTGA